Proteins co-encoded in one Nicotiana sylvestris chromosome 7, ASM39365v2, whole genome shotgun sequence genomic window:
- the LOC138872691 gene encoding gibberellin-regulated protein 14-like, translated as MSGSDKSVEEEKMEMQMMKEEMDRLRQEIAGIHLAWVKGQTPPILPPTPTLSPVRTPEHPSTGPSASFPITQYYRGGGETSYNPQASPSKQNPTPPTVPIFVAPPPATLQKSPDEPVFQVQDNQYYPPELTFKAPEPYTYTPPLQFPT; from the coding sequence atgtctggttcggacaaaagtgttgaggaagaAAAAatggagatgcaaatgatgaaggaggaaatggacaggttgagacaagagattgcTGGGATACACCTAGCCTGGGTtaagggacaaacaccaccaatacttcctcctactcctaccctttcaccagtTCGGACTCCGGAgcacccttccactggtccatcagCAAGCTTCCCCATTACCCAATACTATCGGGGGgggggggaaacttcctataatccccaagcttcaccatCTAAACAAAACCCTACTCCACCAActgttcctattttcgtggcacctccaccagccacattgcaaaaatcacctGATGAACCCGTGTTTCAGGTTCAAgacaatcaatactatcctcctgaactcaccttcaaagcacccgagccatacacttacacccctcccCTTCAGTTCCCAACATAA